A single region of the Corallococcus macrosporus genome encodes:
- a CDS encoding diguanylate cyclase domain-containing protein, whose protein sequence is MGHGAFGDLQLEAEIGRGSQSVVYRASRGGAVFALKVLREDVARSGHVSRTRFRREAALLACLRHRSLPAILEVGDVDGRPYLLLELVLGPSLAAHFAQGRPTEASLISIARDLAGALSEVHRHGLVHRDVKPQNVVVSDIGRATLIDFGFVARATGGEAGRKLAGTLQYSAPEQSGMLKRPVDGRADLYALGAILFEGAAGRPPFTATDVGELLRQHAAHRPPDLRVLRPDLSPALVAVIEKLLAKDPDDRYPSGEALAADLDRLSGLEASGKAELRTTPVAESAFAGREAELASLSRLWSRGLERRGGVALLHGESGSGKSRLMRETARQARSAGALVLEGKCLRADPLPFAPLREAIDEHLRQLRRLPGAEREAAEQRIRQAAGDAAGLLKRLSPGLSLLFRDASEEAGPDEAQDLFYGAVARFLVRLAEFHPGAAFLLDDVQWADPATLQVMRWLSTLLAQAPLVLLCTSRDEPECAEGLRAFTDAIGGAGEVVLRLGPLAPSEVEALVSSELGGRAVPAELVEAVASRSNGLPLAVVEYVRAMLDSGLLVPHWGAWKLDTEELDRLQLPQDVIQLVVRRLGSLGDEARRVLTAAAVVGMRFSTALLGPSCGLGEDEVLAALSEAVTARLVDFKDAGTCAFVHNRVREALLGGLSVDEARALHRGIATALDAQEGRDASRTYALARHYELGEAPEHARRRYETNLAAGQLALEERANEEAHGFLEAAQRAASELGLPRDAELTTARGDACARSGRLAEAVEQYTLALSAERIPARRAELRCRLAHVHLGGFDTQQAWSDIASGMAELGIRHPRSPLLGVWVLLWAWLVGWMTGLFGSRLGPARGAEAERHRLFAKLCDLGAHVAYFDVRNLLLLQMTYRPWASALRLGPGRELIFFLGNNAIVQAVLGRPRAAAKESAKAASVAEQLNDRALIARSLLYQGIATHIAGDSSGAEAQHRRWVDAYGRFLDAGDFVNGCVDAAWAMLARGYVREAEAWIRRAHARAAPASAGADAALLGHPYPSFLGAILAILGRPTDGLAELQRVRRMVEKAPGERWRWSVYLQNLVLFHLEQGELGPALEEAIQRHAQLGMRPEFTPFHLRLFFVYAAHARLAQLRASTPRNREELLGKTRAATAELKRAATTPVLRAHALLCEGILRRQEGNAAISEKLLARAEALAREVDCPWVLFEVMVERAQRFREHGRMEASRREARLALTLADEAGWEARARRVRAHFQVESSSRSTSNSDPTEEAPAHALRLQRQLDALLEVSLACANVFEPREQARVALDVIVRIFGAERAFLLLCPEGTQELSLSVGRGAGGVDLAELGGYSRTVIERVRDTHRPLVVTGTDEGEVRATESILANDLRSIMAAPLLLHGRLLGVVYLDHRLARGVFGREDEVIFVAIANHISVALETARAARLQLERVSLERDLAAMHQQANTDALTGLRNRRALEEHLQTASARARRSGLPLTVMMMDIDHFKSVNDKHGHQTGDVVLASVAKAVATCTRITDFVARYGGEEFCVVLEDTDPTGAQALAEHIRQTVAALTFHSEAGEFKVTSSAGLGALGVHGDTIEEVLHAADEALYAAKRGGRNQVQVAHAKAA, encoded by the coding sequence ATGGGGCACGGTGCTTTCGGCGACCTACAACTCGAAGCGGAGATCGGGCGCGGCTCGCAGAGCGTGGTCTACCGGGCCTCGCGCGGGGGCGCTGTCTTCGCACTCAAGGTCCTCCGGGAGGACGTGGCGCGCTCCGGCCACGTCTCGCGGACGCGCTTCCGCCGGGAGGCCGCGCTCCTGGCGTGTCTGCGGCACCGGAGCCTGCCGGCGATCCTCGAGGTGGGAGATGTAGACGGGCGGCCCTACCTCCTGCTGGAGCTCGTCCTCGGGCCGAGCCTCGCGGCGCACTTCGCGCAGGGGCGGCCGACGGAAGCTTCTCTCATTTCCATCGCGCGGGACCTCGCCGGGGCGCTGTCGGAGGTCCACCGGCACGGGCTGGTCCACCGGGACGTGAAGCCGCAGAACGTGGTGGTCTCGGACATCGGGCGCGCCACGCTGATCGACTTCGGGTTCGTCGCCCGGGCCACCGGCGGCGAGGCGGGCCGCAAGCTGGCGGGGACGCTGCAATACAGCGCGCCGGAGCAGTCCGGCATGCTCAAGCGGCCCGTGGACGGACGGGCGGACCTCTACGCGCTCGGGGCCATCCTCTTCGAGGGCGCCGCCGGCCGGCCCCCATTCACCGCCACCGACGTGGGCGAGCTGCTGCGGCAGCACGCCGCGCACCGTCCACCGGACCTGCGCGTCCTCCGTCCGGACCTGAGCCCGGCCCTGGTCGCGGTCATCGAGAAGCTCCTCGCCAAGGACCCCGACGACCGGTACCCGTCCGGCGAAGCGCTCGCCGCCGACCTCGACCGCCTCTCCGGGCTGGAGGCATCTGGCAAGGCAGAGCTCCGCACGACACCGGTCGCGGAGTCCGCGTTCGCCGGCCGTGAGGCGGAGCTCGCCTCGCTGTCCCGGCTGTGGAGTCGCGGCCTGGAGCGTCGCGGCGGCGTGGCGCTCCTCCACGGCGAGAGCGGGAGCGGCAAGAGCCGGCTGATGCGCGAAACGGCGCGGCAGGCGCGCTCCGCCGGGGCGCTGGTGCTCGAGGGCAAGTGCCTCCGGGCGGATCCCCTGCCCTTCGCCCCGTTGCGCGAGGCCATCGACGAACACCTCCGGCAACTGCGGCGGTTGCCCGGCGCCGAGCGCGAAGCCGCCGAGCAGCGCATCCGACAGGCCGCCGGAGACGCGGCCGGACTCCTCAAGCGGCTGTCGCCGGGGCTCTCCCTCCTGTTCCGCGACGCGAGCGAGGAGGCCGGGCCGGACGAGGCGCAGGACCTCTTCTATGGCGCCGTCGCCCGCTTCCTGGTGCGCCTGGCCGAGTTCCACCCGGGCGCGGCGTTCCTCCTCGACGACGTCCAGTGGGCGGATCCAGCCACCCTCCAGGTCATGCGCTGGCTGTCGACGTTGCTCGCGCAGGCGCCCCTCGTCCTGCTGTGCACCTCGCGCGACGAGCCCGAGTGCGCGGAAGGACTGCGTGCCTTCACCGACGCCATCGGAGGCGCTGGAGAGGTCGTCCTGCGGCTCGGACCGCTGGCCCCTTCCGAGGTGGAGGCGCTGGTGTCGAGCGAGCTCGGAGGCCGCGCCGTCCCGGCCGAGCTCGTGGAGGCGGTGGCGTCCCGGAGCAACGGACTGCCGCTGGCGGTCGTGGAGTACGTCCGCGCGATGCTGGACTCCGGACTCCTCGTCCCGCACTGGGGCGCGTGGAAGCTCGACACCGAGGAGCTGGATCGGCTGCAGCTTCCCCAGGACGTGATCCAGCTCGTGGTCCGGCGGCTCGGCTCGCTCGGGGACGAAGCGCGGCGGGTCCTCACGGCGGCCGCGGTGGTCGGGATGCGGTTCTCGACGGCGCTGCTCGGCCCCAGCTGCGGGCTCGGGGAGGACGAGGTGCTGGCGGCGCTGTCCGAGGCGGTGACGGCGCGCCTGGTGGACTTCAAGGACGCGGGGACCTGCGCGTTCGTCCACAACCGCGTCCGCGAGGCGCTCCTCGGAGGGCTCTCGGTGGACGAGGCCCGAGCGCTGCACCGGGGCATCGCCACCGCGCTGGACGCCCAGGAGGGCCGGGACGCATCGAGGACGTATGCGCTGGCCCGTCACTACGAGCTGGGTGAGGCGCCCGAGCATGCCCGGCGGCGCTACGAGACCAACCTCGCCGCCGGACAACTGGCCCTGGAGGAGCGCGCCAACGAGGAGGCCCACGGCTTCCTCGAAGCAGCACAGCGGGCGGCCAGCGAGCTCGGGCTGCCGAGGGACGCGGAGCTGACCACCGCGCGCGGAGATGCCTGTGCGCGCTCGGGCCGGCTCGCCGAGGCGGTGGAGCAGTACACGCTCGCCCTCTCCGCGGAGCGCATCCCGGCGCGACGGGCGGAGCTGCGCTGCCGGCTGGCCCACGTGCACCTGGGAGGCTTCGACACCCAGCAGGCCTGGTCCGACATCGCCTCGGGCATGGCCGAGCTCGGCATCCGGCATCCCCGGAGTCCGCTGTTGGGAGTCTGGGTGCTCCTCTGGGCCTGGCTCGTCGGGTGGATGACGGGCCTGTTCGGATCACGTTTGGGGCCCGCCCGAGGAGCGGAGGCCGAACGCCATCGCCTCTTCGCCAAGCTCTGCGACCTGGGGGCGCACGTCGCCTACTTCGACGTCCGCAACCTGCTGCTGCTCCAGATGACCTACCGGCCCTGGGCGTCGGCGCTCCGGCTCGGGCCGGGTCGCGAGCTGATCTTCTTCCTCGGGAACAACGCGATCGTGCAGGCGGTGCTGGGGCGTCCGCGGGCCGCGGCGAAGGAGTCCGCGAAGGCGGCGAGCGTGGCCGAGCAGCTCAACGACCGGGCGCTGATCGCCCGGAGTCTGCTGTACCAGGGGATCGCGACGCACATCGCGGGGGACTCGTCCGGCGCGGAGGCGCAGCACCGGCGCTGGGTGGACGCCTACGGGCGATTCCTCGACGCGGGGGACTTCGTCAATGGCTGCGTGGACGCGGCCTGGGCGATGCTGGCCCGAGGGTACGTGCGCGAAGCGGAAGCGTGGATCCGGCGCGCGCACGCACGAGCGGCCCCGGCAAGCGCGGGAGCGGATGCGGCGCTCCTCGGCCATCCCTACCCGTCCTTCCTCGGGGCCATCCTGGCGATCCTCGGACGGCCCACGGACGGGCTCGCGGAGCTTCAGCGCGTGCGGCGGATGGTGGAGAAGGCGCCCGGTGAGCGGTGGCGCTGGAGCGTCTACCTGCAGAACCTGGTGCTCTTCCACCTGGAGCAGGGAGAGCTGGGGCCCGCGCTCGAGGAGGCGATTCAAAGACATGCCCAGCTCGGGATGCGGCCGGAGTTCACGCCGTTCCACCTGAGGCTCTTCTTCGTCTACGCCGCCCACGCGCGCCTCGCGCAGCTCCGGGCGAGCACGCCACGAAACCGCGAGGAGCTGCTGGGCAAGACGCGTGCGGCCACAGCGGAGCTGAAGCGAGCGGCCACGACTCCGGTGCTCCGGGCCCATGCGCTCCTCTGCGAGGGCATCTTGCGACGGCAGGAGGGCAACGCGGCCATCTCCGAGAAGCTGCTCGCGAGGGCCGAGGCGCTGGCCCGCGAGGTGGACTGCCCGTGGGTCCTCTTCGAGGTGATGGTCGAGCGTGCCCAGCGCTTCCGCGAGCATGGGCGGATGGAGGCATCGAGGCGCGAGGCGAGGCTCGCGTTGACGCTGGCCGACGAGGCCGGCTGGGAGGCGCGAGCCCGGCGGGTGCGGGCCCACTTCCAGGTGGAGTCCTCCAGCCGGAGCACCTCCAACTCGGATCCCACGGAGGAGGCACCGGCGCACGCGCTCCGCCTGCAGCGGCAGCTCGATGCCCTGCTCGAGGTCAGCCTGGCCTGCGCGAACGTCTTCGAGCCCCGGGAGCAGGCGCGCGTGGCGCTGGACGTCATCGTGCGGATCTTCGGAGCGGAGCGAGCATTCCTGCTGCTCTGCCCGGAGGGGACGCAGGAGCTGTCACTCAGCGTGGGGCGCGGCGCGGGCGGAGTGGACCTCGCGGAGCTGGGCGGCTACAGCCGGACGGTGATTGAACGGGTCCGGGACACGCACCGGCCACTGGTCGTCACAGGCACCGACGAGGGCGAGGTGCGGGCCACGGAGAGCATCCTCGCCAATGACTTGCGGAGCATCATGGCCGCGCCGCTGCTCCTGCACGGAAGGCTGCTCGGGGTGGTCTACCTGGACCACCGTCTGGCGCGAGGCGTGTTCGGCCGAGAGGACGAGGTCATCTTCGTGGCCATCGCCAATCACATCTCGGTCGCGCTGGAGACAGCCCGGGCCGCGCGCCTGCAGTTGGAGCGGGTCTCGCTGGAGCGGGACCTGGCGGCGATGCACCAGCAGGCGAACACCGACGCGCTCACCGGACTGAGGAATCGAAGGGCCCTCGAAGAGCATCTCCAGACAGCAAGTGCCCGGGCAAGGCGGAGCGGCCTGCCGCTGACCGTGATGATGATGGACATCGACCACTTCAAGTCGGTGAACGACAAGCACGGGCACCAGACAGGAGACGTGGTGCTGGCGTCCGTGGCGAAGGCCGTGGCGACCTGCACGCGAATCACCGACTTCGTGGCCCGCTACGGAGGCGAGGAGTTCTGCGTGGTGCTCGAGGACACCGACCCCACAGGAGCGCAGGCCCTGGCCGAACACATCCGCCAGACCGTGGCCGCGCTCACATTCCATAGCGAAGCCGGAGAGTTCAAGGTCACGAGTTCCGCCGGGCTCGGAGCACTGGGCGTGCATGGGGACACCATCGAAGAGGTCCTCCACGCAGCGGACGAAGCGCTCTACGCAGCCAAGCGCGGCGGCCGGAACCAGGTGCAGGTCGCCCATGCGAAGGCAGCCTGA
- a CDS encoding DUF2019 domain-containing protein has product MKADAWKALSTDELVEKYREISAKHGHLLDALKTRAANKEYDRVLAIETELRGRGADAHAWILKLLGDPAPGTRFWAASAALGFAPTEGARVLAELATPPLSQVGLSAAVLLDAWKDGTYKPR; this is encoded by the coding sequence ATGAAGGCAGATGCCTGGAAAGCCCTCTCTACGGACGAGCTCGTGGAGAAGTACCGAGAGATTTCAGCGAAACACGGCCACCTTTTGGATGCCCTGAAAACGCGGGCGGCGAACAAAGAATATGACCGCGTGCTCGCCATCGAGACGGAACTGCGGGGACGCGGTGCGGATGCGCACGCATGGATCCTGAAGCTTCTTGGCGACCCAGCTCCAGGCACGCGCTTCTGGGCAGCTTCAGCCGCGCTGGGATTCGCCCCCACGGAAGGCGCACGAGTACTGGCCGAGCTTGCAACACCGCCCTTGAGCCAGGTTGGCCTTAGCGCGGCAGTGCTGCTCGATGCGTGGAAGGACGGGACATACAAGCCCAGGTGA